The genomic stretch cagaCGCCGACGCCAACTCCAGCACCAACCCTCTCGCCGCGCTCGTCGAGGTGCCCCGCGCGCTATGGCGCCGCACCCTGCAGCCCCTCGGCGACTACGGCTTCGGCAAGCGCAGCGTCTGGGAGGGCGGCGTCGGCCTCTTCATGGTCTCCGGGGCCGCcctcctcgccctcgccctcgcatGGCTCAGGGGATTCCAGCTCCGCTCCCGCTTCCGCAAGTACAACACCGTCTTCGAGTTCACGCAGGCGTGCGGCATCTGCGTCGGCACGCCCGTCCGGATACGAGGGGTCACCGTCGGATCCGTCGTCCGCGTCGACTCCTCCCTCAGGAGCATCGATGCCACCGTCGAGGtcaccctctctctctctctctctcatgcttCATTCATTCCCATGTCTTCTTCTGATACTAGTACTGCTTTGCCTGCCCTGCCTGATTAATTAAACAACCTACATTCCTTTTCTGTTCCTCAAATTATTGTTAACTGCATTGCCTCAGTGCTTACCAAAGCAGCTTGTTCTGATCTCATGGATAAAAGGCATTTCCTCTGGTCCAACCACCTCTATCCCTATCGATGACCCCATCTCTACCATCCATATGTTCATCTATCTATCATTATCTGCATTGTGTTTCAAAATTTCTTCGGGTGTTGTTATTGAGCTGAATTTGTCCTCTCTGTTTTCTTTTGTTGCAGGTTGAAGATGATAAAATCATCATACCACGGAATTCAGTGGTCGAGGTGAACCAGTCCGGTCTTCTAATGGAGACACTCATTGATATCACACCCAAGGATCCACTCCCTGCACCTTCAGTAGGACCACTTGACCCTGACTGCACCAAAGAAGGCTTGATTCTCTGTGACAAAGAGAGGATGAAAGGACAGCAAGGTGTAAGCTTAGACGCATTGGTGGGGATATTTACTCGTCTAGGTCGAGACATGGAGGAGATTGGCGTTAGCAAAAGCTATAAGTTGGCTGAAAAAGTTGCAACTATAATGGAAGAAGCACAGCCTCTTCTTACACGGGTACATTCCTTTTTTCCAATTATTTTCCTATCCATTTGCAATCTTACAATTTATTACCTTGATGGAATGCCTGTGCAACCAGTTTGTTTCAGTCAGTACCGCTAAGCAGGGTTGCATGTTTCAAATGCCTTTTTATTCCCTATAATCTCTTAGCCCCTCATTCTGCATAGCCCCGCAACTTTTCCCAACATACCACCATGTGCCAAGGATCAAAAATtccctaattaattatttattatcAAAATAGATTTCCACTTCAACTTATTTGCCTTGGCACACTACTAGATATCCCAAATACCAGCATGCTAGCTCTGCAATCAGCAATGGCTCATACCTTGGTGAGACTTGTGCTTAACTTAGTGAGACTTGAACTCGACTACTGAAATGTTGCAGAGCAGGTCCACTATGCAGCATAACTTCCCGTGCTGGGATGTTTACTTGCCTTTGCTTTATGAGTTATGGTCAGGAGGAGGGGACCTCCACTTAGTTGGAGTGTGGTGTTAGGTTgttattcttcttcttcccttTTTTTTAGGGGGTGGGGGGAGGGGGGAAAGATGTTTGGTTATTCTTCCTTGCATGCTTTCAGAAATTAAAACAATGGGCGGAGTGTGGTTCTTCCTTATTCTGTTTGCAAAATA from Sorghum bicolor cultivar BTx623 chromosome 3, Sorghum_bicolor_NCBIv3, whole genome shotgun sequence encodes the following:
- the LOC8078059 gene encoding protein TRIGALACTOSYLDIACYLGLYCEROL 2, chloroplastic, coding for MPSSMAKSLLLPPPFVSVSPRPHPHPRAGFPVLKPRRTMLLAATGGDATPAPAPDADANSSTNPLAALVEVPRALWRRTLQPLGDYGFGKRSVWEGGVGLFMVSGAALLALALAWLRGFQLRSRFRKYNTVFEFTQACGICVGTPVRIRGVTVGSVVRVDSSLRSIDATVEVEDDKIIIPRNSVVEVNQSGLLMETLIDITPKDPLPAPSVGPLDPDCTKEGLILCDKERMKGQQGVSLDALVGIFTRLGRDMEEIGVSKSYKLAEKVATIMEEAQPLLTRIEALAEEMQPLLSEVRESDLLKDVETIAKGLADASGDLRKLKSSMLTPENTDLIKQSIFTLIFTLKNIESISSDISGFTGDETTRRNIKLLIKSLSRLL